TCGATCTCTTTTCTAAGCTCATTTAGCTCTTGCATCAGCGCTCTCCAAAAATTCTCTCTCAAGTGCCACGACATCTTCAAAGTTCTCACGTCTTCTTATAAGTCTGTCTTTGCCATCAAGCACGCAAACTTCAGCGGCTCTGTTTCTTGTGTTGTAGTTTGAGCTCATGCTAAAACCATAAGCTCCAGCACCTTTTACAACGATAATATCGCCACTATCGCACTCTGGCAACTCTATATCTTTTGCTAAAAAATCGCCACTTTCACAAACTGGACCAACCACATCGCATGGGCCTAAATTTTTATCCTTGCCACAAACAAAAATTTCATGATGAGCACCGTAAAGGCTTGGTCTAATAAGATCATTCATCGCGCCATCAGTGATGACAAATCTCTTTTTGCCGTTAAATTTTTCATATAAAACGCTTGCAACAAAGTAGCCAGCATTACCTACGATAAAGCGTCCTGGCTCGCATACGATAGTCACGTCTTGGCCTTTTAGCGCAGCTAAAATTCCTTGAGCATAGTCGTATAAATTTATCTCTTTTTCATCGTTATAAATGATACCGAGTCCGCCGCCAACATCGAAAAATTTGATATCAATCTCAAGCGCTCTTAGCTCTCTTAAAAGCTCGCTAACGATATTTGCAGCATCGATTATCGGGCTAAGTGATGTTAGCTGAGAGCCGATATGAAAATGTATGCCAGTTGGCTCAAGAGAGTTTGAAGCTTTAGCGTGGATGTACATTCTTTTAGCTGTTTCAGCATCAACACCAAATTTATTTTCATTTAGTCCCGTTGAGATATATGGGTGAGTTTTTGCATCGACACCTGGATTTACCCTAATGCTAATTCTTGCCTTTAAGTTTAGCCCTTTTGCGATCTTTTCAAGTCTTAAAAGTTCAGCAAAACTCTCGACATTTATGAGTAAAATCTCATTTTTTAAAGCCTCTTTTAGCTCATCATCGCTCTTGCCAACACCGCTAAAAATGATCTGATATCTCTTTGCACCTGCTAAAAGCGCTCTTTTTACTTCACCAATGCTAACACAATCAAATCCAGCTCCAAGATCAGCTAGAAATTTCAAAACACTTAAATTTGAGTTTGCTTTCACCGCATAACAAATGAGAGATTTTCTAGCAAAAAATGCATTCTTTAGTGCTTCATAGCGATTTTTTATATGGTTAAAATCATAAATGTAAAGTGGGGTTTTGTATCTACTTGCAAGCTCTTTAAAATCCATAAAATAGCCTTTATTAAAATAGCTTGATTTTACAAAAAGCTTACCAAAATTTGGCTTAACGATGCGATTTTATGAGATAAATGGCGTATGCAAAAAGTAAAATAACTGGCAAAACTATGCCAATCTCTGGCAAGATTACGGAAGTTTGTGCAAATTTTGCAAGAATAAAGAGCAACCCCCAAACGACAAGAGTTATCACAACAAAAATAAAAGTCGAAAGTGCAAGATTAAAAAATCTACCAGTTACAGGCAAATGATAGTAAAAAATGAGCAACAAAAATGGTGCAAAAAATGGTGCGATAGCAAGGTTGTAAAAAGCTGTTTTTGCGCTATCAAGGCCGATGCCTTCATTCTTAAATGTCTTTATAAAATTTATCGCATCTGGGATATTAAATTTTGAGTTTTCAACACTAGCAGCGCTTTCAATACTCTTTGGCTTAAAGCCTTTTAATGCATCTAAGCTATCACTTTGTATTTTATTAAAACCAGCTTCACCAAGCTCTAAAATTTGCGGCAAAAGAGTTTGATTAACATCTTTTAAAATCCACTCATTGTCTTTAAAATTAGCATGATTTGCAAATGTAGTTGAGA
This portion of the Campylobacter concisus genome encodes:
- the lysA gene encoding diaminopimelate decarboxylase — its product is MDFKELASRYKTPLYIYDFNHIKNRYEALKNAFFARKSLICYAVKANSNLSVLKFLADLGAGFDCVSIGEVKRALLAGAKRYQIIFSGVGKSDDELKEALKNEILLINVESFAELLRLEKIAKGLNLKARISIRVNPGVDAKTHPYISTGLNENKFGVDAETAKRMYIHAKASNSLEPTGIHFHIGSQLTSLSPIIDAANIVSELLRELRALEIDIKFFDVGGGLGIIYNDEKEINLYDYAQGILAALKGQDVTIVCEPGRFIVGNAGYFVASVLYEKFNGKKRFVITDGAMNDLIRPSLYGAHHEIFVCGKDKNLGPCDVVGPVCESGDFLAKDIELPECDSGDIIVVKGAGAYGFSMSSNYNTRNRAAEVCVLDGKDRLIRRRENFEDVVALEREFLESADARAK
- a CDS encoding LptF/LptG family permease, which codes for MKLYARYVGWVYIKSFLIVFLALELFYVGIDLLTNLKDLPPSANLQLLYVGLTSLSAIGYVLPLSLIFALIILHVNMVRSNELISFYALGISKNSLIFPPFFIALFVTIFYVGLNFTPFAYAHDYQKSIAKNTAFSKSTNDSFLKFEGKFIYIKELNSVNQIANDVRIFEINGTNLLSTTFANHANFKDNEWILKDVNQTLLPQILELGEAGFNKIQSDSLDALKGFKPKSIESAASVENSKFNIPDAINFIKTFKNEGIGLDSAKTAFYNLAIAPFFAPFLLLIFYYHLPVTGRFFNLALSTFIFVVITLVVWGLLFILAKFAQTSVILPEIGIVLPVILLFAYAIYLIKSHR